In Primulina huaijiensis isolate GDHJ02 chromosome 6, ASM1229523v2, whole genome shotgun sequence, a single window of DNA contains:
- the LOC140979539 gene encoding BI1-like protein, which produces MYGYAGVSSGDSEMKGGSIDLESGEMLYPGIGYGENQLRWGFIRKVYGILAAQLILTTAVSAVTVLYAPINDLLRGNSALLLLLLFTPFVLLWPLFVYQQKHPLNFIFLGLFTASLSVTVGVSCANTEGRIVLEALILTSAVVSALTGYTFWASKKGKDFSFMGPILFTSLFVLILTGFIQMFFPFGSTSFAIYSAMGAIIFSGYIVYDTYNLIKRFTYDEYIWASVTLYLDVLNLFLTILRMLRQGDN; this is translated from the exons ATGTACGGCTACGCAGGCGTGAGCAGCGGCGACAGCGAGATGAAGGGCGGCAGCATTGATCTGGAATCCGGCGAGATGCTGTATCCTGGCATCGGGTATGGCGAGAATCAGCTGCGATGGGGATTCATACGCAAAGTCTACGGTATCTTGGCGGCGCAGCTCATCCTCACGACTGCCGTATCCGCCGTCACCGTTTTATACGCGCCGATCAATGATCTTCTCCGTGGAAATTCCGCCTTACTGCTTTTGCTCCTCTTCACCCCCTTCGTCT TGTTGTGGCCCTTGTTCGTGTATCAACAAAAACACCCATTGAACTTCATTTTCCTTGGGCTTTTCACTGCTTCCCTGAGTGTTACAGTTGGCGTTAGCTGTGCCAATACAGAAG GAAGAATAGTGCTTGAGGCTCTAATCTTGACATCAGCAGTAGTTTCAGCTCTGACCGGATACACTTTCTGGGCTTCAAAGAAGGGCAAGGACTTCAGCTTTATGGGACCAATCTTGTTTACTAGCCTTTTTGTCTTGATTTTGACTGGTTTCATtcag ATGTTCTTCCCATTTGGATCAACCTCATTTGCCATCTACAGTGCAATGGGTGCCATAATTTTCTCAGGATACATTGTTTACGATACTTACAATTTGATCAAACGCTTCACATATGATGAATATATCTGGGCATCTGTCACCCTTTATCTGGACGTCCTCAACTTGTTCCTTACCATTCTGCGGATGCTAAGGCAGGGAGACAACTAA